One window of the Triticum dicoccoides isolate Atlit2015 ecotype Zavitan chromosome 3B, WEW_v2.0, whole genome shotgun sequence genome contains the following:
- the LOC119280975 gene encoding protein argonaute 18-like gives MDISRAEPMFPGRPGFGRNGQVCLVRANHFFVGLVDKGLHQYDVTMSPEPTMTGVFRAVMSTLMKDHQSTTLGGRLPAYDGRKSLYTAGELPFKTKEFEVTLADKNPGAPGQRRERKFKVTIKHATLVSLQQLQMLMSGIPTDIPAQALQVLDIVLRDIVLNERDDMGFVPVGRSFFSRTIKDPIQLGQGIEGWNGFYQSIRPTQSGLSLNIDMSSTAFVGGGSLIDFIAEILNRKDHLSRGIQNELDYVKIKKALRGLRVEVTHRGQMRRKYRIAGLTKDSARELRFQLSTGETKTVRDYFRETYKLQLRYDFLRCLQVGTEQKPNYLPIEVCNIVPGQRYQKKLDDGQVSKMMSIACQHPAGRETSIRKSVLENKYNSAKRANEFGIEVDSNPTSVQARVLPAPMLRYHGTASCHPENGAWNMRGKKVVNGAKVGIWACVNFCNELTEDQVRIFCGKLSEMSSTTGVNFNGAKLKIFHARSDQVEAKLREVRQQAGNMKIDLVLAILPNKNGSLYGDIKRICETDIGLMSQCCLLKNVEKSSPQFLANVALKINAKCGGRNSVFSDIQVSLPVVWKKPTIIFGADVTHPSALDDTAPSISSVVASQDWPEVTKYHGDVHAQGHRVELIEGLEGIVKKLLLSFEKQSKQKPQQLIFYRDGVSEGQFRKVLEDEIPLIEKAWKALYSQKPAITFIVVQKRHHTRLFPSDGKYQDNSGNVMPGTVVDRQICHPTEFDFFLCSHAGIKGTSRPAHYHVLRDDNNFRADDLQSLTNNLCYTYASCTRSVSTAPPAYYAHKLAFRARFYLGQVPDMASEISAGSAPPPLMLPEIKDELKSHMFYC, from the exons ATGGACATCAGCCGTGCCGAGCCGATGTTCCCGGGGCGCCCCGGGTTTGGCAGAAACGGGCAGGTGTGCCTGGTGAGGGCCAACCACTTCTTCGTCGGCCTCGTGGACAAGGGCCTGCACCAATACGAC GTGACCATGTCGCCGGAGCCGACCATGACGGGCGTTTTCCGAGCTGTCATGTCCACTCTTATGAAGGACCACCAGAGTACCACTCTCGGTGGTCGCCTCCCAGCTTACGACGGCCGCAAGAGCCTGTACACCGCCGGCGAGCTGCCCTTTAAAACCAAGGAGTTCGAGGTCACCTTGGCTGACAAAAACCCAGGTGCACCTGGGCAAAG GAGGGAGAGGAAGTTCAAGGTGACCATCAAGCACGCCACCCTGGTCAGCCTGCAGCAGCTGCAGATGCTCATGTCCGGGATCCCCACGGACATACCGGCGCAGGCGCTGCAGGTGCTCGACATTGTGTTGCGTGACATCGTGCTCAACGAACGGGACGACATGGG ATTCGTCCCGGTAGGCCGGTCTTTCTTCTCGCGGACCATCAAGGATCCCATCCAGTTAGGCCAGGGCATCGAAGGATGGAATGGGTTCTACCAGAGCATCAGACCTACCCAAAGTGGATTGTCCCTCAACATTG ACATGTCTTCGACTGCTTTTGTTGGAGGTGGGTCCCTGATTGATTTCATCGCGGAGATTCTTAACAGGAAAGATCATCTCTCTCGCGGCATTCAAAATGAACTTGATTATGTGAAG ATTAAGAAGGCCCTCAGGGGTTTGAGGGTTGAGGTCACCCACCGAGGCCAGATGCGCAGGAAATACCGCATCGCTGGCTTGACAAAGGATTCTGCCAGAGAATTGAGGTTCCAATTATCAACCGGCGAAACCAAGACTGTGAGGGACTACTTTCGAGAAACCTACAAGCTGCAGCTGCGTTACGATTTTCTCCGATGCCTGCAAGTTGGAACGGAGCAGAAACCCAACTATCTTCCAATAGAG GTCTGCAATATAGTTCCCGGACAGCGGTACCAAAAGAAGCTGGATGACGGCCAGGTTTCTAAAATGATGTCTATAGCCTGCCAGCATCCAGCTGGGCGTGAGACCTCCATTCGCAAG TCTGTTCTGGAGAACAAATATAACAGCGCCAAACGTGCAAATGAGTTTGGTATAGAAGTTGACAGCAACCCAACTTCTGTTCAGGCTAGAGTTCTGCCTGCTCCAATG CTGAGGTACCATGGTACTGCGTCTTGCCACCCAGAAAATGGGGCGTGGAACATGAGAGGCAAG AAAGTCGTAAATGGTGCCAAGGTTGGTATTTGGGCATGTGTAAACTTTTGCAATGAATTGACTGAGGATCAAGTTCGTATCTTCTGCGGCAAACTGAGTGAAATGTCCTCCACAACTGGAGTG AACTTCAACGGTGCAAAGCTTAAGATATTCCATGCTCGTTCAGATCAAGTTGAAGCCAAACTCCGTGAAGTACGTCAGCAAGCGGGGAATATGAAGATTGACCTCGTACTTGCTATActgccaaataaaaatggcagcctgTATG GTGATATTAAAAGGATCTGTGAAACAGACATTGGTCTGATGTCGCAGTGTTGTCTACTTAAAAATGTCGAGAAATCAAGTCCTCAGTTTCTTGCGAATGTTGCTCTTAAGATCAATGCCAAG TGTGGGGGGAGGAATTCGGTATTTTCTGATATACAAGTAAGCTTACCAGTTGTTTGGAAAAAGCCAACGATTATCTTCGGTGCAGATGTTACTCATCCTAGTGCTCTAGATGATACTGCCCCATCCATTTCTTCT GTTGTTGCCTCCCAAGACTGGCCTGAGGTGACCAAGTATCATGGTGATGTTCATGCACAAGGTCACCGCGTAGAGCTCATTGAAGGCCTCGAGGGCATTGTTAA gAAGCTGCTACTTTCGTTTGAAAAGCAATCCAAACAGAAGCCGCAGCAGCTGATATTCTATAG GGATGGCGTAAGTGAGGGTCAGTTCAGAAAGGTTCTGGAGGATGAGATCCCGTTGATAGAAAAG GCATGGAAGGCTTTATACAGTCAGAAGCCGGCAATTACCTTCATAGTGGTGCAGAAGAGGCACCATACAAGACTGTTCCCAAGTGATGGCAAATATCAGGACAACAGTGGAAATGTTATGCCAG GCACAGTTGTTGATAGGCAGATCTGCCACCCAACAGAGTTTGATTTCTTCCTCTGTAGCCATGCTGGGATCAAG GGAACAAGCCGCCCTGCACATTACCACGTGCTGCGAGATGACAACAACTTCCGTGCGGATGACCTGCAGTCTCTTACAAACAACCTGTGCTACAC GTATGCAAGCTGCACTCGCTCGGTGTCGACTG CTCCTCCTGCATACTACGCTCATAAACTTGCGTTCCGTGCGCGATTCTACCTAGGCCAAGTCCCAGACATGGCGTCGGAGATAAGCGCCGGCAGTGCACCTCCTCCATTGATGCTTCCTGAGATAAAAGATGAGCTCAAAAGCCACATGTTCTACTGCTAG